The genomic segment CTCGTAGAGAAGCGCATTACTGCTCAACAAAAACGTTTCAGAAGCCCTCCCCGACCTTCTCACGACCAAGGAAGCCTGCTTTTCAACTTCCACCACTGGCAGGCCGAGCGAGAGCGACTCAATCACCTTGAACGGCTGCCAGGCTTCAGCATCAAAATGAAAAAAACCTTCGTAATGCGTCACGTTAGCAGGAAGCGAGAACGCAAAATAATTCCCCTTCTTATTGGACAAGCACACACCACAAGAAGCAACCTCTTTTTGCAGCACGCCCCCTTTCAAGCGATGCACCAACCTCAAAGCCATACCACCTCACAATCGTCTTTCAGCGCGTTCAGGCAAACTCGTGGAAACCACACTCCCCGGACCACCAACCCTCCACATTTATAAAGTTTCCTTTGAGCAAACCACCACGAAAAAAACAACAAGCACGACCCCCTCGCTCCCGCCTTCACTCGTGCCCTCGCAAAAACTTCGCCGCCACTTCAGGCGGGACCGGATTGATAGGAATGCTCACTTCATGCTCAAACCCTGCCCACTTCGTCAACCGAGGAAGAATGCGCAAGTGGAAATGAAACAATCCTTGCTCTTCATCGTTGAAGAAGACGATGTTGTAAGGCGGGTTGCCCAAGGTGTCAATCCTTCGAAGAACTTTCCTCAGTATGTGCGCCAAATCACCCATTTCTTTCTTGGTCAACCTGTCCATGGCAGGAACGTGGCGCAACGGAAGTATCCACGTTTCAAACGCGAACTTTGAGGCATACGGCGCAATACACACAAAACTCTGATTGATAAACACCAACCGATGACTGTGCTTTTCCTTCGCAATGACGTCGCAAAACACACAAGACTCGTTCTTGATCCAATACTGATACGAAGCGCCAAACAACCTCGCAACCGACGGCGGAAACACGTTCAAACCAATGAGCTGGGCGTGAGCATGCGAAATCGAAGCTCCTGCTTCCCCTCCCCTATTCTTGAACAAAGCCGTGTAACGAACGTGAGGCATTGACTCAATCAAGCGCATTCTTCTCGCGTAAAGCTCCAAGACGGCTTGCAAATGCTCCAAATCCAAATCCTCAAGTTCAACCCCGTGTTCAGGCGTTTCAATGACAACCTCGTGCTTCCCATACGCCCCTGCATGCACGGCGAACGGGTCTGAACGCTTCAAGCGCGCATCAACAGCGGTGTCAACAGCGGCGAACTTGTTAGGAACGACTCTTGCAAGCCAAGGCAAACCACTCTTTGTGTCCTTCTTCGCCGGCAACTCCTCAACAATAGGAGGAAGCATGTGCTCGTTGCCAGGGCAAAAAGGGCAATGTTCAGCACTCGAAACCTGCTCTGGCTCTTTTTTGAACTGATGAGGCCTCTTTCCTCGACGCTCTGCAATAATAACGTAATCGTCAAGCACGTAATCCTTACGCAACTGATTCTCCTTCATCCTTGATGCCTCTGCAGAGCAACGTTATGCGCCTGCACATAAAAATTCACGAACTGCCGCCAATCCGCCAGAGCAGACAGGCTCTTTGCCTTTATCTTCTCATGCACCCGCTCACTCCTGTTGAGCCGCGCAAAACGAAGCAAGATCTCGAACAACTCCTGCACCGCCTCATCATAGCTGTGCTTGTAGCGGGGCACGACATAAATTCCCCCCTCCTCCCCATGCACCTTCTTCATAACGAACCTGCCAAATCCCGCCAAGTCTGTCGTGACAGAAGGAACGCCACAAGCAGCCGTCTCGAGCGGCGTGTACCCCCACGGCTCGTAACTAGAAGGAAACACGCCCAGATGACACCCGGTAATGGCGTCATAATACGGAAGATTGAGCAAAGAATCACTCCCGTCAAGGTAGGCGGGGTACACTACCACTTTCACCCTGTCATCCTGCTTATTATCCAATCCCTTGCTTAGAAGAGAATTAAGCAAAGGATCATTTTGCTCATTATCAATATGATGTGTTATCATGGGCGGATTGCCCACCCTCCTAAAATGCATCAAGTCCCGCTTGAGCTCTTGAATGAAGTCCTTCTCCAGCACGAGCTTCCCATCACTCCCTGAGGAAGCAAGATCGTACACGAGCCTTTGCAAAAGCTTCTCCAAGCGACGGGCCACGGACTCTTTCAAGTGATTGAAAAAATTCTTGTTCTCTACAATCTCCTGCTTCACCCCTCTCGTCCCCATCGGAACCCAGAAGAAAACAACAATATGACGATCACCACCTTCTTCTTGAAGCTTCTTGTTCAACTTCGCAAGCGCGTCAATCAAAACATCAATCCCCTTATTGCGAAACTCATAACGCCCAACAAAGAAAAACATTAAGGTATGTTCCACGTCAAACGTGTAGTAGGGGAAGAAGTAATACGACAAGAACTCACGAATGATTTCTCTGTTCGTTGCATGACGAATCGAAGTCTCCTCAAACGTTGGAAACCGTTCCAGCTCAAGCCCGTTGAGCAACAACACCTCAGGCCTCCTCCCCAAGATGCGCTCCGCCTCGAGTGCAGTAATCTCAGAAACCGTTGAAAAAACGTCGGCCTGCGACGCCATTGCCCGCTCCGCAGAAAACTTATCCTGCACTCCCACCTTTTGCGCCCACTCCTGAGGATTAATGGAATCAAGCATTGCGTACAGATCATACCCGCTCCCCGCAAGCGCCCTCCCCAACATCGTCGCGTGCGTCGTGAAAACCGAGGCGATACTGGACCGAACCGAACGCAAATACAACAAGGCAAACCCTGCCAACCACTCGTGGCAATGAACAACCACCTTCTTCCCCACCAACTCCCGCTCAACCGCTTCCAGCAAAACCCCCACCGCCCACGACCACAACATGGGCTCTTCAAACTCCCAGCGGGAATGAAGCGAATCGATATGAAACTCCTCCCAGAGCTTTGCCTTAATACTGTCCTTCTGCGACAAAAGAGCTGACGCGTCAATGAGAACCACCTTCGGCTCTCCCTTTATGAGCCAGGAACCAAAATAGCACCGAATCCCTCGCGCCGAGCACTCAGCAAACGCCTTCTTCAAGAAAGAAGGCGGTTCTGCCTCATCAAGCTCCACTTGAGCGTTCTTCTCAACATAAGGGCCGACCATGAAGTACTCAGCATACCGCTCCTTCATCAAACCAGCTTTGCTCTTAAGAACGGTGTTAATACCGCCAACTTTATTGCACACTTCCCACGAACACTCAAATACCACATCCGCAATTGGCTTCTCGTCCATCCTTACTGGAAACTCCCCCTCTTCATTGCAACACCACCACGTCTTTTCTCCACGTTTCTTCTCGTTCTAGGGCGTGCAGCGAACCACCCCTGTGACATACCACCCAATAACGGCGCCCAAGCCGACGCCGATGAGGAACAACAAGCACAACGCAAGCCACAGCTTCACTTTCTTCTTCGTATCCTTCTTCGCAGCCGAAGCGTGAGGATCCGCAGCGCCACGCGCTTGGTCATTCCCGCCGTTCCCCTTTGTTTCCTTAAGAGAGGCATCTTGTACAAGATCCTCTTCTTGCGAAGCGTACGGCACTCGTAAACCTTGATCTCCCTGCTCCTCTACCTGATGCGCACGCTCGGCACTGTCTTGAAACGGTGATTGCAACGACTCCCCTTCCGGCGAGCCCTCGGGTTCGAACACGACCTCTTCGCCCGCGACCGTTCCTTGATCACCTTCACCCCCCTGGCCACTCCCCGCGTTCCCTCTTGCTTCGCGAAGGACACTGAGCACTTGCTCCTTGGAGTGTGCCTGCTCGAGCTGGCGGGCAACGTCCTCGTTGCGAAGAACATGGCGAACCCAGTTGGCAAAGTCGTTCCTTCCTTCATGAACATGATGAACGAAGTCGTGCTCATCGAGCCCTTCAATGATTTGCAAGAGTTCCTCTAGCGACGCTGCAGTCTTGCCGTGTCGAAAATAAAATTTTTGATCATCCGGTATCATCATCCTCACCTCTTTTTCCAATCCGCCGATTCAACGAAAACGTTTCCGCCACGATGTTCTTTCTTTCACCATCACCGTTACCATACCTTTGCCACATTACTTTTCTCGGAAGTACTTCTTCGTCACGTGCTTGTAAATCTCGAGGCGCAAGTGGTGCTTATCCCTCGCCCTTGCAAGCTTCTCTGCAAGCTCAACGTCCTTGAACACGTCGCGAACCCATGTGGCAAAATCGTGCCCGTCATCCCGCACGTGATGCCGAAACACTTCATCTTCAAGGTGCTCTAGCACTTCAGCCAGTTCCTTCACGTTCTTCACCGGCCTGCCATTCGCTAATATGAAATACTGTTCTTTACGAATTCTCCTGCGCAAATTCGGCTTTCCTGGACGCCCCCGCCTCCCCTGACCAAGGGAACGCCCGCGGCCAACACGACCTGAACGAGCAGCGGCACTCATCGCGCACCACCCCTAACCATGCTCTGCCCATCCCGGACGCCCCCCTTTGCGCAAACGTGAAGGCTGGGATTACCTAGCAAGAGCGGCACTTGCTCCCGCCCCCGCTCTGCCCCCTCAACACTTGCCACCCTCAAGGCCAAGTCGTTGAGGACGTTCATAAATGCTATGAACGCCTCGTAAGGGCTGTCATACGGGTTGAAGTACTTATGCACATCGCCATCCGAGAACCACTTCGTACACATATAATAGGCGTGATCGCTCGTCGTCAGCCGCCTCCAATCTTCTACAAGCTTCTCGTCACGCTTTGCCTTCACCGCCGCCTCGAGCTTGTAGAGTTCGGAAAGCGCGTTTCGTTGCATGGCATTCCCAAGCCACGCGCTTACGTCACGCTCAACATCCGCCCACGAAACAAAATTATG from the Candidatus Woesearchaeota archaeon genome contains:
- a CDS encoding DUF4931 domain-containing protein, encoding MKENQLRKDYVLDDYVIIAERRGKRPHQFKKEPEQVSSAEHCPFCPGNEHMLPPIVEELPAKKDTKSGLPWLARVVPNKFAAVDTAVDARLKRSDPFAVHAGAYGKHEVVIETPEHGVELEDLDLEHLQAVLELYARRMRLIESMPHVRYTALFKNRGGEAGASISHAHAQLIGLNVFPPSVARLFGASYQYWIKNESCVFCDVIAKEKHSHRLVFINQSFVCIAPYASKFAFETWILPLRHVPAMDRLTKKEMGDLAHILRKVLRRIDTLGNPPYNIVFFNDEEQGLFHFHLRILPRLTKWAGFEHEVSIPINPVPPEVAAKFLRGHE
- a CDS encoding glycosyltransferase; the encoded protein is MDEKPIADVVFECSWEVCNKVGGINTVLKSKAGLMKERYAEYFMVGPYVEKNAQVELDEAEPPSFLKKAFAECSARGIRCYFGSWLIKGEPKVVLIDASALLSQKDSIKAKLWEEFHIDSLHSRWEFEEPMLWSWAVGVLLEAVERELVGKKVVVHCHEWLAGFALLYLRSVRSSIASVFTTHATMLGRALAGSGYDLYAMLDSINPQEWAQKVGVQDKFSAERAMASQADVFSTVSEITALEAERILGRRPEVLLLNGLELERFPTFEETSIRHATNREIIREFLSYYFFPYYTFDVEHTLMFFFVGRYEFRNKGIDVLIDALAKLNKKLQEEGGDRHIVVFFWVPMGTRGVKQEIVENKNFFNHLKESVARRLEKLLQRLVYDLASSGSDGKLVLEKDFIQELKRDLMHFRRVGNPPMITHHIDNEQNDPLLNSLLSKGLDNKQDDRVKVVVYPAYLDGSDSLLNLPYYDAITGCHLGVFPSSYEPWGYTPLETAACGVPSVTTDLAGFGRFVMKKVHGEEGGIYVVPRYKHSYDEAVQELFEILLRFARLNRSERVHEKIKAKSLSALADWRQFVNFYVQAHNVALQRHQG